One window of the Saccopteryx leptura isolate mSacLep1 chromosome 9, mSacLep1_pri_phased_curated, whole genome shotgun sequence genome contains the following:
- the ZNF146 gene encoding zinc finger protein OZF, whose protein sequence is MSHLSQKICSGENPFACKVCGKAFSHKSNLTEHELFHNREKPFECNECGKAFSQKQYVIKHQNTHTGEKLFECNECGKSFSQKENLLTHQKIHTGEKPFECKDCGKAFIQKSNLIRHQRTHTGEKPFVCKECGKTFSGKSNLTEHEKIHIGEKPFKCSECGTAFGQKKYLIKHQNIHTGEKPYECNECGKAFSQRTSLIVHVRIHSGDKPYECNVCGKAFSQSSSLTVHARSHTGEKPYGCNECGKAFSQFSTLALHLRIHTGKKPYQCSECGKAFSQKSHHIRHQKIHTH, encoded by the coding sequence ATGTCACACCTCAGTCAAAAAATTTGTAGTGGGGAAAACCCCTTTGCCTGTAAGgtatgtgggaaagccttcagccaCAAATCCAATCTCACTGAGCACGAGCTTTTTCATAATAGAGAGAAACCTTTTGAATGTAATGAATGCGGAAAAGCCTTCAGCCAAAAGCAGTATGTCATTAAACATCAGAACACACATACTGGAGAGAAGCTTTTTGAATGTAATGAATGTGGAAAATCCTTCAGCCAGAAGGAAAACCTTCTTACCCATCAGAaaattcacactggagagaaacctttTGAGTGTAAGGATTGTGGGAAAGCTTTCATTCAGAAGTCAAATCTCATCAGACACcagagaactcacacaggagagaagccttTTGTATGTAAGGAGTGTGGGAaaaccttcagtggcaagtcgAACCTTACTGAGCATGAGAAAATTCACATTGGAGAGAAACCCTTtaaatgcagtgaatgtggaacAGCTTTTGGCCAGAAGAAGTACCTCATAAAACATCAAAAcattcacactggagagaaaccctatgaatgtaatgAATGTGGAAAAGCCTTCTCTCAACGAACATCACTTATTGTGCATGTGAGAATTCATTCAGGTGATAAGCCTTATGAATGCAATGtatgtgggaaagccttctctCAAAGTTCATCTCTTACTGTGCATGCAAGAAGCCATACTGGTGAGAAACCCTATGGatgtaatgaatgtgggaaagcTTTCTCTCAGTTCTCAACTCTTGCTCTGCATTTGAGAATACACACAGGTAAGAAACCTTATCAGtgtagtgaatgtgggaaagcttTCAGCCAGAAGTCACACCACATTAGACACCAGAAAATTCATACTCATTAA